The Setaria viridis chromosome 2, Setaria_viridis_v4.0, whole genome shotgun sequence DNA window cggcatctTCTTGATGGCGACCGGTTGGCCGTGCACGGCAGGGGCAGGCTCATGTGGGCATcgccgcagcggcggtggcggcggcggccagccatCCGATCGGGAGTCCGACGGCGGGGATCGGGGCCGGGTCTCCATCGCCCGTCACGTGCACGGGGCCTACCGGCGCCTCCGGGCGCGGGGCCGATCacgctttctttctttctctctgtcTCTCCCGGCATCATTTCGGTTCGCCATGCGGGCGGGGACGATGTCATCATGGATGGAATAATATCCGAGTCAGCCTCGCGCGTACCTCGTGTGCTGTGGTTTCGTGCCTTCCTCTGCGCAGTTGGGATGCAGGAACCGTCGTGCTATGCTAAACCTGATATAGATAATTCTGTACGAAATTACCGGTGACACGTTGCCCACATGCTATACTTACGGATCTTAAACTGTGTAACGGCGAACCCAACGTCAGCTAATAACGTTTCTTGTTGTGCAACCTACCTGCTCGCAGTTTCCTAAATTTGTTTCAGAATTTAACCGACGTGACATTATGCTTTTAGTGGTGGACGGTAGGTTTGTTGTCAATCTGATTTATGTGTGTATTCATAGAGGTAAGTGTACGTAAATATACATGTATcgtgttaaaaaaaaagagtatgTGTCGGTTGCTACTTTCCTACATGATTCGAGTATTACCATCTAAACACATTTTATTAGCTTGTGGTTAGAGAATGAGAATGGCATTAGCATATAGTATGTTTGGTTGGTGGAAAGCGGTAATCACGGCGAACTTTCAAAACGGCAAGTTGCCACATGGGAACGTGCTCGTTGTCATCAGCTTTTTCGATTGGTCGATCGCATGATGTTCTTTCGGATCTGGTAGTTATAAATGATCAGCGCATAGTCACATCAAAAAGCGAGAGGGGGATGAAATTATCttatcatcatcgtcatcatgacatcatcatcatcatatgtTGGTACATTTGACACTTTCTTTGTTGCCGCTATGATTATGTATGTACATAACGACACATGGGACCATATGAGTCGATAACATATAGGCCATGGAGTGCCAAAAGTATAAATCGCTCATTTCGAAGAGGGGGAGAGTGAGACTGAGCGAGCGTCTAAGTTACTAAGCACTTTTTTGTCTCTCGTGTAAACAGTAATGCAACAAGCATGTTTATACAATTATACCATGTACAAATATTTTTGTGCAACTTAAAtggtatactccctccgtttttatttatatggCATGTATGGCATGTTTCGTTTCATCAGAATAAGTCTTTAATCAAAGGTATACTTTGGAGAATATTTTTAAATGCAAATCTAAATAGAGTAATTATTCTCTTCATCTAAAAAAGAATGTAAGTCTAATTTTATCCTAAGCCAAACCATATTAAGACCattaatatatatttcatgacatCCTATTGGTTGAAAATTTGTCCAAGAAAATAAGGTTGCCCTtttaaatggagggagtacaacttGGGACCGGAGAATAGAAACCATATATACTGCTAGTAAATATATGCATGCAAGCAAATGGTTGTGGCAAAGTTGCGTGTAAACTGTTTGGATGAAACATGCCCCCTATGAAACCCCATTATACAATATGGTATTTATATTCACGTTTTGTCTTCATGTATTTTTTTCTCtcaattttttttgacaaaagAGCATAATTTATATCTAAGTTATATTAATATTGAGGCAAAAAATAGGAATCAATATAAATATCATATTAAAAAGGAAAATTGTAATCATTGCCCGCGGCTCAAAATTGTTGAAACTAATTTTCACATAATAACAGGGGTGCGAGAATCTCGTACGTGTAGAGGAAAGAATCCGCACATAATAATAGGCCGAGTAGGGATTGAGCAAAACTAGTATTGCGTTATTTTGGAATGAATGAAGTATTGATTAATAGCTTGTCCTAACAAAACAAGAGCATCTTTAGAATTTTAAAATACTCCCTCCTTCcatcgttttggtttttctagatacataaattttactatgcacctgtATATAGAATTATGTATAGGGGAAAATGTTCGGTGCAGACCACCTCCTCAATGGAAACGTGAAAACCTTTTTGAAACTATActtaggtcgttttggttttttaatACTCCCCTTccaaatgtaggtcgttttgattttttaatatataaattTTACTATACACCTGTATATAGGATTATGTCAAGGGGAAATTATTCAGTACAGACCACCTCCTCGATGGAAACGTGAAAACCTTTTTGAAAACCATACTTAggagtttccaaaaaaaattgaaatgatgCATATCTATTGTGTATGCACAGATTTACTTGGTTGCAAATTTTGAGATGCAAATTCAATGTAGAAAAATTCTTACAAAAATTACAAATTTCGAGTACATGTGCACTAGAAGATAAAATTCCGGACATTCATATTTTAGTGCACATGCACTTGAAATTTGTAATTTTCATATGAACTTTTACAAAACGAGTTTGCATCTCAACTTTAGCAACAAAGTACATTTATGAATGGATTATAGATGTACATTGTTTCAAATTTTGTGGATACTTGTAAGTATGGTTTTTATAGGGATTTTCACGATTCTACCGAAGAGATGATTTCCACCTAATATTTCctttatgtctagatatatagcaaaatctatgtatctagaaaagtcaagtCAACCtgcattttgaaatggaggaagtagagGGAGTGTAACTTGAGACCGGAGAATGAATCATTTACAAGGTTAGTAAATGAATGGGAGCCAAATGGTGGTGGTAAAGATGTATGTAAATGGTCGGCGGTGAAATGTGTTCATGTGCTTTTGTTTCTTGACAAAAAGACTACCTAATCTTGTACCTGATCTATGTTAGGTTATCAAGAACCATTGCAGAAAATATCATCTCAAAGAAGAATTGTACAAAGAAGAATTGTACAACCTATGTCCGCAGGATCCgtctcaaaaaaagaaaaggtcgCTGAAACTAATTTGCAGATAGTATGCGAGAGTTTTGTAGGTGTAGATGAAAGAGCCCGCACATAATGGGCCCAGTAAGGACTACTGGGCCTTTGCTTTAGGAGGGAGCGCTAGGGAAGCAGCCCATGCATTCTTTCTCGTTTTCTTTCTTCCCTCCTTGGTTTGTTTACACTGTCGGCACGTTTTTTAAGTAGACGAGGACAACACAGCGACGACGAAACGTACGCATACGGGCATGTGGTACAGTAGTCACTTGGCCTCCAACTACCCTGCGGAAAGCACGAATCTTTTGGGTAAGATTGAGGAGTCGACGCGATCCAAACGGCACGGTCACACGGCGAAGTAAAACATATTCCTTGCCACCGGCAGTCCTGAGCAAACTCATCATGTACCCAAGAAGGCACGTATACGTCTAGCGGTTAGGACACTTTACCCGGTTAGGACACTTTACCTATCgtatcggatgtttagatactaattaggagtatcaaatatagtctaattacaaactaattgcacaggtggagtctaattcgcgagacgaatttattaaacctaattagttcatgatttgacaatgtggtactacagtaaccatttgctaatgataggtTCAAATTAGTatgaggttctgcaattaattttataattaacttatatttaatctttTAATTAAATCCGAACCTCACCCTCCAAAGTTTAGCCCATCCTATCGACCAACCCCCTCAGTCGGTCGCTAAATTAGATCCGGTAGAGGAGAAAGCTTATCGGGAAATCAATTATTTCCTCACGTGTCGGTTATTAGCGTCGCGGCTTTAATTTCTCATACAGCGCGTGAAGGGCACTCTCGTAACTTCCCAAGGCGCCACActgctcctctctctccctctccctatCCTCCTCGCCTTCGCCTCAGATTCCTCCCCGTCCCTCTCTATCCCCACCCCCGTTCGggttcccctccccctccaacACCACCTGACCAACCCAACCCTAGCAGCGCTCCCTCCCTCCAGATCCCCCGGCCCCGACCCCATGGCGGCCCTCGCCCCGAGCTCCAGCCTCCTCTAGCTCCCGGATCGCCCGCGCACGCAGAAAAGGCCAGCCAGCCATGGAGCCCGCCGCCGaggacaccgccgccgcagcgccggaCTCGTGGGAGACGGCCGACATCGACGGGCCCATGAGCCGGCTCATCCTCTCCGCGCGCCGCGTGTCCTCCTCGCCCGACCTGgccgaggagcagcagcagcaggacctGCCGGCCCCGACGCAGCCGCAGCAGGGCCCTGCTCCCCCTCCGCGCGACGATTCGGCCGCGCAGGTCGATCAGTTCCTCCGGGAGGCCCTCGAGAAGCCGCGGGAGAGGCTCTCTGGTAAAATTCCAGCCGTCCTTTTGCCGACTCTGGTATAATTTGTTTGTGATGCAAAGTTACTGAATTCACGATTGGACAACAGAAGGATTCAGTTAGGAGTCGCGCCGATTTACTCTATGCTTGCTTTGTGCTTTTTATCCGGTCGGGGTGCTTGATTCCTAGTAGTGTACATGTCGCGCATTCCTTTTACTTGCAATTGTGGTCCTTCAAATCATATGTGCACGTGGGCTATCTTTGTTTCTGCTTCACCCCTTGATGGCTTCGTGCAGTAGCCTGTTGGCTTCGTATCTGGAAAATTCGACCAATGTACTCAACGCATCACATCTGCTTTTAAGCAGTGCACAAACATGCTTGACACATTAAGGATGACCAGCATCATAACACACTGCTTTTAATTTAAAGTATAAGACATTTAAATACAGCCCTCAAGTAGTAAAATTCTGAATTGTGAGCCACCAATGGGGCCTGCAGCATTTACACAAGCTATTGACTGTTTGGTGCAAGCAATCCGTACATCCAGTGCTCGGATGTCTCAGCTAACACTATCTCAGTTGTCACGAATTGATGTTATACAATTTACATGCTTTATTAATTGATTTTTTCCCCTGCTGTTGTGGTTGCCATATGCTGCCCACACTTGGTGCGTTGCATTTATGTGTGTTACTTCTGAGCTACGATTAGGTTCATGCATATGGTTGTTGTATCTTACACCAATCTTCTGCCTTCTTGCAGTGCTAAGAATGGAGCAAGATATTTTGAAGTTCATCCGTGACCCTAGACAGACACAGTTTGAATTCCCGGCTCTCCCAACTTCTTATCTGCGTCTTGCTGCACACCGCCTGGCACAACATTACTTCCTCCAGTCCATCGCCATACCAGACAACAGTTTGCCTGATGGAACTGGTTCTCGTATTATCCTCCGTAAGATGTCGTCCGAGTGCCGACTACCTGCTGTGCGCCTTGCAGATATCCCAGTTAATCTGCCACAAGAAGAGAGCAGCACTGTGGCCAAAGTAGCCATCAAGCAGAGGCCTCAAAAGAATTTCCATAGCATTAACAGCTCAAGTGCTCACTCTTCAAGAGACAACCTCCAGAAAAGTGTTGAAGAAAGGAAAGAGGAATACAACAGGGCACGTGCACGGATATTTAACAACAGCAGTAGCAGTAATGCTGCTGATGGGAGACCAGCTGAGGAAGCAACTTTGCCCAATACTCTGCATAGGTCCACCTCCTTGGAGTTGAACTCAAGCAATAGAATGGGCCAAGGGGCTGAAATTACTCTTGAAAGGAGTTTGACTACCACTTCGGCCAGCAGGTCAAACAGAAGCAAGATCGAGAAGGAGCCTGCAGTCAATAGAAACAGGCAAAACAACAGGGTTGCAATTTTCAGAGACCGTGAGTCAGAGCGCAAAGATCCTGATTATGACAGAAGTTATGACAGGTCAGTTTCTCATAACATACCTCTTTGCTGCTATCTTACCTTGGGAAATTCCACCTGGTGTGCTATGTACAAGATAGAGAGCTTCTGCAGTTACTTTTACATGCTTCTGCTGCATAGTTTCTTATGAACTGTATGGCCCTGCCTTTTAGTTTAGCGGTGTTCTAAAGGCGACAAGGCGAGCTTTGTATGCCTTATCGCCTAGGTGATAAGGCGGACCTGTTTCCCAAGGCGAGCTGGGTCTGCCCGGATGCCTAGGTGTCCCCTTTGGAACACTGTAGTTTAGTAAGTTGACTCCTACTTCAGTTAACTATTACCTAAACATTCAAGTGAACTGCTAAAGTATTTGTGTGATTgctatttactaatgatggtaTGCCAGTGAAACATGCCAAGGATCATGTGAggaaatgtaaaaaaaatgaagtaggCCATATTTGGAAACTCAAAGTAACCTTCTGATGTATGTACTCCTGTCCGATGAAAATGATTTAGCTAGCCTGGCTTGAGTAACACATTTCAATGTTTTCTCCTTGTTCACTGTGATAGGCATACTTGATCCCAGAAATTTAATCACACTATTAATGACTTTACAGGTACATGCAAAGATTTGACCCTGGATTTGGATTTAATGGAGGCCCATACACCATTCAGCCCCTGTATGCCCCTGCTGTTAACTACAACACTGAATTCCCCCAACTTGGCTCAGCACACAGATCTCCTGTTGCTGTTGAACAGCAGCCTCGTCCAATAGCTCAGCACATGCTGGGGTCTTGGTCAGCAGGACAAGCACCTAATGCAATCGGCTATGGACCTCCAGATGGTGTCATGGCACCTTACAGTCCTGGTCACGCAGGTGCTCCTGTGAGATCATCTGTTTTCATGCATGCTTCGCAGCAATATCCCATGCCTTCACGCCCTGGAGTGCCATTTGTACATCCACCTGAATCCATGGGACAGTTTGGACAGGTCTGTATATGCATTTGTCATCCTGTGTGATTTCTTTGCTGGTCAAACTTAATTGATATCTGTTAGATACTTAGATTATCATTGTAGTGGCTTACTATACCCTAGTATATGCTTGGTACTTGCTATGGTTGCATGATATCCTCCTAGATATGTAGATATTATATTGCATGATATTCAAATTCCTCTTGTGAATCGCTATGCATGTTTTAGCAAGTGTGTTGTAAAACATGTAACTTGAACGAAGCGAAAAATCCCAATATGCACTTGTTAAGATTTATTCATGCTTGACGCACAATTTCTTTTTGGGTGCAGACTCACCAACAACAACCAGAAGCTAATTTGCGCTTTGCCCGGCCCCGGTGAGGGGCCCGGGCATGCCTGCACCTGCCAGCATGTGCTCAACATGTGAATTGGATGAGGCATCCAATTTAATTGCTGCTGGCAGACTGCAGGCATAAAATGACCAAGAAGCGCTGGGCAGAGGCATTCATCCACTCAATCATGCCAGCTTCTGCGCTCTTGGTGTTGTTGCTCCCTGCATATTGGGATGCAGGAGGGGCATACGCTGTTGAGAGGTACTTCAGATTCATTGGACAGACCCCTAGGTCCAATGCGCAAAAGAAGCTGAGAAGTGAAGGGCTGGGACCAGTCACCTCAATGGTCTTGTCAGCTCTATTCTTGGTGCTGTTGCTAGCTCCTCTCAGATTAAGATGCTAGAGGTTTATTGGACAGATCCAATGCGCAAAGAGCAGCATCAGTGACCTCCGTGCTCTTGCCAGTGCGGTTGTGTGCTGCTCTCATTCAGATGCTGGAGGGGCACATCTTGTTGCTTACTCCTTCGATGGGCCCTTGactgacgatgatgatgaaaaaAGATTGGGATGTGGGATGGTATGTGGGTGCTGGACCAGAGAGAAGAGATTGGGGTGATCCAGCATGTTAACAGGCCATCAGGATGCGGGTAAGTGCAATTCTTGTTGCTTTTCTTTCAACTTATTAAAGCTTTGGTTCTTGGCTCTTGGTGTAACGAAGATTAACCACATGCAGTTTCTGATGGGCTGGAATGAAGATGAGGCGCTTGCTGTGTTGGTGTCTCTGAAGATGAGCTAAGGTTCTAGCTTGCCTAGTGCAGCCCTGGCTCGACCGAGACTGGAAGATACTGGCGCCGCTGTTGAAGCTGATTTGGAGTTGATCTCGTGGCTGTAGTTGATGAGGTCTAGTCACTAGTGAGTGTTGTGTTGTACATGAATGTGCCTTAGTTGAGTGACCCAAGCATGTTTACTGTGCTGTCTACTATGTGAAGTGACGACTCTAGGTGGTAAACTAAGATGGTGACTATTATGCTACAGTGATTAGTGTTTTCCAATTCCACAGTGGAATTTAGTGGTTAGGGGGATGGTGCATTGCTCCCATCTTTCTTCGTGATGTACAACTCTGATGGTTTATGTTCTGCTGGGTTGAGTGATCCTTTGCCTGCCTTGTCCGAGTGGGCGGCTGCCTGGAGAAGGTAAAGGGTGCCGATGCATAGTTTTTTGCTATCTAGCTAGATATAGtgtatctagatacataagtgtatctagatacataataaaatttatgaacctagaagttgaatttgaaacggaggacgTAGTAGAagaatttgaaacggaggacgTAGTAGAAAACAGTGACAAGGTCACCAAATAGACGAGGTTGCGTCACTAATTGACTGATGTTCTAGTAGTACTCGTTGAATTATTTGTTATTTTAGGAAATTGAattatttagtttttttttggagCAAGTTGAATTATTTAGTGGGAGGCGAGAAgcatgtttgggagcactccacctCCAAAAAACCAACTCCacccaccagctccacacttttccAGCTCCAGAAAAGCATGGAGCTTACGTACGTGTTTGGCTGATCGCAGTGCTCTAGCTCCAAAAATATGAGAACTTATTATAAATaatctattttaccctttgtgaatgGACCCACGTGTCATTGTCTCCTCTTTTCTCCCCCACCACTTCCTCTCTCCCATTTCTTCACGCCTGGTGGTGACCAGCCGAAGCACAATCCCGACCATCTCAACATGGGCGCAGTGGCTGGCCGGCAGGCTCGGCGCGCAGGGGGCGGTGCGGTCCGCCGAGCGAGGGGGCGGCGAGGCCCGGTGCGCACGGGGCAGCGTGGCCCGTCGGGCatggggcggcgcgggcccccGTGCAGGGGGCGGTGAGGCTCGGCGTGGTCCGCTGGGCGAGGGGGCGGCACGGTCAGACGGGCAGGAAGCGGCAAGGCTCGGCGCGCAAGAGCAGCGTGGTCCGCCGGATGAGGGGGCGGCGAGGCCTGGCGCACAAGGGTGGCGAGGTCCACCGAGCAAGGGGGCGGCGAGGCCCGGCGTGCAGGGAACGGCGCGGTGGCGCACGGGAGGTCGAGGGCGGCACGAGGAAGAAGATAGTCCGTGTGAGTCTCACCAAAATAGAAACGAAGGGGTAagttgtgtaaccagtggcaatggtgggtaaatacccaccaactccacgaggaggtctgaaaAGGAGATTTTTGGAGAACCTCTTGAGgtacttaggccctgtttggcatggctccaactccgggtggagctgctccactcctgaactccacatggagccagctccgctccaaaactccagaacaacaatggggtgtttggctagatgggtgctctcagctccaaaaaaagatcgatttcagtgtggattgccattgttgccccctaattaaggccccacttgtcatcctctctatcccatcttcttcttcccctttttccacggcactgtgctgcacacgggagaccctccacgggcggcggggtgggtggcggggtgggcggcaacgggcggcgggggtgggtggCGGGCTCGACAGCGGGCGGCAgggtgggtggcgacgggcggcgacgggcgatgccgggcggcgggcggcgacgggcggcgggcgacgggtgcggcgacgggaggtggcgggcggcggcgggtggcggcgggcggcgacgggcgacgggtgcggcgacgggaggcggcgggcggcggcgggcggtggcgggcggcggcgggcggtggcgggcggcgacgggcggcggggggcggcgacgggcgacgggcgcggcggcaggcggcggcgggcggcaggcggcgacgggcggcgggcgacgacaggcggcgacgggcgacgggcgcggcggcaggcggcggcgggcggcaggcggcgacgggcggcgggcgcggcgacgggcggcaggcggcgacgggcggcgggcgcggcgacgggcggcgggcggcgacgggcggcgggcggcgacggggggtggcggcggacggcgaggccggccggccacgggggcggcgacgggcggggctctgacggcgagtggggctcgagagaatagaagagcgaatagaatgaaacgttttttgtgtaaccagtggcattggtgggtaattacccaccaactccacgaggaggttcaaaagagaggtttctggagcagcaaaagaggtgctccaaaactccacctccatttgcactacagctctatggagttggcaactccatggagttttggagttggggtgtttggctgaattttttgatggagttgctggagtttaggagtggagccgtgccaaacagggcctaaaaaATGTGGATCTACCCCCATGATCCAcgtttttcctggagccggagttgctgaagctagacgtgtttggttgcaaaatttttgaagttggcggagtggagcaatttttcctAGAGTGGAGTGCTCCAAACAGGCCTAAGGTCCCTCcaacgaaaaaaaaaaatccgcgGATCCAGCTGCTGGACCACAACAAATTCAGTCCACAAATTCACAAGCCATCCGAAAACCCAACCACAATCGAGTTGTCAGCCCACTGCATTTTCAGCCCACAAAAGGCCCATGACCGGGTAGCGGAGAACGGATCCGACGGCTGGCAACGCCGCAACAGGCAGACGAGCATGCATCGTCGTCCGTTGAAATATCCAGGTTTCGGCCATCTCCTCTATCCTCTTCCTCACGCCCTCTCTtctcgcgccggcgccgcactTGCCGTGTCTCCTCGTCTGATCTGCCCACCAAGCCCTAGCACCAGGTAGCGAGCCATCCGCCTGTCCTCTCCTCTTCTGCTCCTGATCCGCTTTCCAATCCCCGTTGGATTTGTTCCGCGGTGTTGACATCACCGCCTCGCCTCATCTTTGCCGCGTTTGTTTTCCTGTCTACAGGTGGATCGGTGATCGACGGACAGCAGCCATGAGGTACCTACCCACCACCAATCTTTGTGCCCCCGTTCTTCCTCTCCAGTTTTTTCTTGTTGGATCGTCCATTTGTCACTTGATCACCCTGGATCTTCTTGGATCATGATTGAAATTATTAATATTCAGTATCACCCTTGTCCGTCGCTTCTGAATTCCATCTGTCGCTTCTGAATTCCCACGAATAAATGCAATCAGGCACCGCTAAATATCTGTGATTCGAGGTGTGATAGAGTGATAGTTGCTGTTCAGTTGCCCCGTTAGTCTTGCACACACCACATCCACTTCATCTCTGACACACTGTACTCATTTTGACTGCGCTCTGCTTTGCAGTAAGTTGCAAACCGAGGTCCTCAAGGATGCCATCTCCCAGGTCGTCTCAGAGGCCAGGGAGAAGAACAGGAAGTTCACAGAGACCGTCGAGCTCCAGATCGGCCTCAAGAACTACGACCCGCAAAAGGACAAGCGTTTCAGTGGCTCCGTGAAGCTGCCCCACATCCCTCGCCCCAAGATGAAGGTCTGCATGCTTGGCGATGCGCAGCACGTGGAGGAGGTACTTATGATGATGCTGTTCTTCCATCCTTTTCCTGAGGCAAAATGTCGTTGCTATTGGATTGTGATTCTCAAAACTGTGGTAGAACCTTCTTAGCATGCAGTTGACTATTGTGAAATGAGACTGACCATCTTACTGCATTTTGATATCCAGATACATGCTACAAAACATGTACATTGTTTGAAATTTGATCCCAAACCTTTGAACTGAATATATGCTGTCTTCTCTGTACAAAGT harbors:
- the LOC140222046 gene encoding uncharacterized protein codes for the protein MEPAAEDTAAAAPDSWETADIDGPMSRLILSARRVSSSPDLAEEQQQQDLPAPTQPQQGPAPPPRDDSAAQVDQFLREALEKPRERLSVLRMEQDILKFIRDPRQTQFEFPALPTSYLRLAAHRLAQHYFLQSIAIPDNSLPDGTGSRIILRKMSSECRLPAVRLADIPVNLPQEESSTVAKVAIKQRPQKNFHSINSSSAHSSRDNLQKSVEERKEEYNRARARIFNNSSSSNAADGRPAEEATLPNTLHRSTSLELNSSNRMGQGAEITLERSLTTTSASRSNRSKIEKEPAVNRNRQNNRVAIFRDRESERKDPDYDRSYDRYMQRFDPGFGFNGGPYTIQPLYAPAVNYNTEFPQLGSAHRSPVAVEQQPRPIAQHMLGSWSAGQAPNAIGYGPPDGVMAPYSPGHAGAPVRSSVFMHASQQYPMPSRPGVPFVHPPESMGQFGQTHQQQPEANLRFARPR